One Pristiophorus japonicus isolate sPriJap1 chromosome 19, sPriJap1.hap1, whole genome shotgun sequence genomic window carries:
- the LOC139230538 gene encoding lysoplasmalogenase TMEM86A-like, protein MDIMDHDAKRGKKVFATIKSIAPMLVPFLSAFCAYFVLWLPTADPSPFSALVKCLPVLCLGFFVLVQAFSLGALRPYSRKVLLGLVFSALGDVFLTWGDRGYFIHGMVMFGITHLVYTSAFGLRPLKPWIALSLLVLGTLFYAGVYSYLAGPMVYAMAGYTLVLLAMSWRAMARASCPGYIWSWGRGCVLAGAAIFIVSDLLLAIDRFCLPLPHARYVVMATYYIAQMLITLSVADHSDRDRFWKRS, encoded by the exons ATGGATATCATGGATCACGATGCCAAGAGAGGGAAGAAGGTGTTTGCGACG ATAAAGAGCATCGCTCCAATGCTGGTTCCCTTCCTGAGCGCCTTCTGTGCCTACTTTGTGTTGTGGCTGCCCACAGCTGATCCGTCACCATTCAGCGCCCTGGTTAAATGTCTGCCTGTCCTGTGTCTGGGCTTCTTTGTGCTGGTGCAAGCCTTCAGTCTGGGCGCACTGCGGCCTTACTCCAGGAAAGTTCTCCTCGGCCTCGTCTTCTCTGCCCTCGGAGATGTCTTCCTCACGTGGGGGGACCGGGGATACTTCATCCACG GAATGGTGATGTTTGGAATCACACACCTTGTGTACACCTCGGCGTTCGGGCTCCGGCCACTGAAACCCTGGATCGCTCTCTCGCTGCTGGTACTGGGGACCCTCTTCTACGCCGGCGTGTACTCGTACCTGGCGGGGCCCATGGTGTACGCCATGGCTGGGTACACACTGGTGCTACTGGCCATGAGCTGGCGAGCCATGGCACGGGCCAGCTGCCCCGGCTACATCTGGTCCTGGGGCCGGGGGTGTGTGCTGGCTGGAGCCGCCATCTTCATCGTCTCCGACCTGCTGCTGGCCATCGACAGGTTCTGCCTGCCCCTGCCCCACGCCCGCTACGTGGTCATGGCCACCTACTACATCGCCCAGATGCTCATCACCCTGTCGGTGGCCGACCACAGCGACCGAGACCGTTTTTGGAAGAGAAGCTAG